The proteins below are encoded in one region of Nitrosomonas ureae:
- a CDS encoding malate dehydrogenase, whose product MKSPIRIAVTGATGQICYNLLYRIAAGDMLGKDQPVILQLHDITEAQPFFDGIVMELYDCAFPLLTGIITTDNPEVAFENADIALLVGARPRGENMERKDLLAANSPIFISQGKALNSAAKRNVKVLVVGNPANTNAYIALKNAPDLDPGNFSAMLRLDHNRALSQVALKLQVPVSDVKRIIVWGNHSNTQFPDLSHATVGNDKVPSLINDSTWVENHFIPVVQKRGAAIIEARRGKSSAASAANAIINHMQDWIFGTREGDWISMGVPSNGCYGIPSGVIYSFPATCQNGQYRIVENLETNQSDQAKMQQSYRELIAEQEAIKHLLT is encoded by the coding sequence ATGAAATCGCCTATTCGTATTGCCGTCACCGGTGCAACCGGACAGATTTGTTATAACCTACTATATCGCATTGCAGCAGGTGACATGCTGGGTAAAGATCAGCCGGTTATTCTGCAACTACATGATATTACTGAAGCCCAGCCTTTCTTTGACGGCATCGTCATGGAGTTATACGACTGCGCTTTCCCCCTACTAACCGGAATCATCACCACTGACAATCCTGAGGTTGCATTCGAAAACGCAGATATTGCTTTACTGGTGGGCGCGCGGCCACGTGGAGAAAATATGGAACGCAAGGATCTTCTTGCAGCCAACAGCCCTATATTCATTTCACAAGGAAAAGCACTTAATTCAGCTGCCAAGCGCAATGTCAAAGTATTAGTCGTTGGCAACCCGGCCAATACGAATGCTTACATTGCTTTAAAAAATGCACCCGATCTTGATCCAGGAAACTTTTCTGCGATGCTAAGATTGGATCACAATCGCGCGTTGTCACAAGTTGCGCTTAAACTTCAAGTGCCCGTATCAGATGTTAAACGAATTATCGTTTGGGGAAATCACTCAAACACGCAATTTCCTGATCTAAGTCACGCAACAGTAGGAAACGATAAAGTTCCCTCGTTAATCAATGATTCTACGTGGGTAGAAAATCACTTTATTCCAGTAGTGCAAAAACGTGGTGCAGCAATTATCGAAGCACGTCGTGGCAAATCCAGTGCAGCGAGTGCAGCCAACGCTATTATTAATCATATGCAGGACTGGATTTTCGGTACGCGAGAAGGTGATTGGATATCGATGGGCGTACCTTCGAATGGATGCTATGGTATTCCGAGCGGAGTCATCTACAGCTTTCCCGCCACCTGTCAGAACGGTCAATACAGAATCGTTGAGAATCTGGAAACCAATCAATCAGATCAAGCAAAAATGCAACAAAGTTATCGAGAATTGATTG
- a CDS encoding glycine zipper family protein has protein sequence MLILRNLIVIMIAGFLVACVHLPTGPSVMALPGSGKNFDQFRSDEYICKQYAYEQVEGYTPRTASRMSGIENAALGSGLGAAAGAILGGGHGAAIGAGIGLLFGSVFGASNATASGYASQQRYDNSYVQCMYAKGHSVPVNGRVIHGSAGTNSVSRAAVPAPENFVPPPPPRGNPPPPPPR, from the coding sequence ATGTTAATACTGAGAAATTTGATTGTTATTATGATTGCCGGATTTCTGGTCGCCTGCGTTCATTTGCCAACCGGACCCAGTGTAATGGCATTACCAGGCTCCGGTAAGAACTTTGATCAGTTCCGTTCTGACGAATATATTTGCAAGCAGTATGCGTATGAACAAGTTGAGGGTTACACACCGCGAACTGCATCACGGATGAGCGGTATCGAGAATGCAGCGCTGGGGAGTGGGCTTGGTGCTGCAGCAGGCGCCATTTTAGGAGGTGGACATGGTGCGGCGATCGGGGCTGGGATCGGTCTTTTATTTGGTAGTGTGTTTGGGGCAAGTAATGCGACAGCTTCGGGTTATGCTAGTCAACAGAGATATGACAACAGTTATGTTCAGTGCATGTATGCCAAGGGACACAGCGTTCCTGTCAATGGCAGAGTTATCCATGGTTCCGCGGGTACAAATAGTGTCAGCAGGGCAGCTGTGCCAGCACCGGAAAATTTTGTTCCACCGCCACCGCCGCGCGGTAATCCGCCGCCTCCCCCTCCACGTTGA
- a CDS encoding methane monooxygenase/ammonia monooxygenase subunit C, with product MATTYGTTSGAASANYDMSLWYDSKYYKIGMLTMLLVAIFWIWYQRTFAYSHGMDSMEPEFDKVWMGLWRVHMTLMPLFALVTWGWILKTRDTKEQLDNLDTKLEIKRYFYWMMWLGVYLFGVYWGGSFFTEQDASWHQVIIRDTSFTPSHVVVFYGSFPMYIVCGVAAYLYAMTRLPLYSRGTSFPLVMAIAGPLMILPNVGLNEWGHAFWFMEELFSAPLHWGFVILGWAGLFSGGIAAQIITRYSNLTDVTWNNANREILNNRIVP from the coding sequence ATGGCAACAACCTATGGCACAACTAGCGGCGCAGCGAGCGCCAACTATGACATGTCGCTGTGGTACGACTCGAAATATTACAAGATAGGCATGTTAACGATGCTCTTGGTAGCGATATTTTGGATCTGGTACCAAAGGACATTTGCGTATTCACATGGCATGGACTCGATGGAGCCGGAATTTGACAAGGTATGGATGGGACTGTGGCGCGTCCACATGACACTGATGCCTTTGTTTGCGTTGGTAACCTGGGGCTGGATACTGAAGACCCGCGATACCAAGGAACAACTGGACAATCTGGACACCAAGCTTGAGATCAAACGTTATTTTTACTGGATGATGTGGCTGGGTGTATATTTGTTTGGTGTTTACTGGGGCGGCAGCTTTTTTACCGAACAAGACGCAAGCTGGCACCAGGTGATTATACGAGACACGAGCTTTACACCGAGTCACGTAGTGGTGTTTTATGGCTCATTCCCGATGTACATTGTATGCGGAGTAGCGGCATACCTGTACGCGATGACACGTCTGCCATTGTATAGCCGCGGCACATCTTTCCCGTTGGTAATGGCGATTGCGGGCCCATTGATGATTCTGCCGAACGTAGGGCTGAACGAATGGGGACATGCATTCTGGTTCATGGAAGAGCTGTTTAGCGCGCCGTTGCACTGGGGCTTTGTGATTCTGGGCTGGGCGGGATTATTCTCAGGTGGTATAGCGGCACAGATTATCACCCGTTACTCTAACCTGACCGATGTAACCTGGAACAACGCAAACAGAGAAATTCTGAACAATCGTATCGTTCCTTAA
- a CDS encoding metallophosphoesterase family protein, with product MAMLWQISDLHFGTERPEVVSALEALIHSMPPELVVLSGDITQRALRSQFQAARSFVERLGAPATLVIPGNHDIPLFNLMSRALTPYANYCRSFGAELEPVYDSPFLLVIGVNTTRRWRHVDGEVSAYQRKRVAQRLRRASAKQLRIVVTHQPVAVTCEEDLTNLLHGHKAAIYEWSGAGADMILGGHIHLPFVVPLHQHYDSLARRLWAAQAGTAVSSRIRRGANNSVNLVRSTGISNGTRTAIVQRWDYSDTTRRFTLKHTHSLQLDSRHAE from the coding sequence ATGGCGATGCTGTGGCAAATCTCGGATCTACATTTCGGTACCGAGCGTCCTGAAGTGGTATCTGCGCTGGAAGCTTTGATCCACTCAATGCCACCCGAATTGGTGGTGCTATCGGGCGACATTACGCAACGTGCCCTGCGCTCACAATTTCAAGCCGCACGTTCATTTGTTGAGCGCCTGGGCGCACCCGCTACCCTCGTTATCCCGGGAAATCACGACATTCCGCTGTTTAATCTGATGAGCCGCGCACTCACCCCTTACGCCAACTATTGCCGCAGCTTTGGTGCTGAACTCGAACCCGTGTACGATTCGCCCTTTCTACTGGTTATAGGGGTAAACACAACGCGCCGTTGGCGCCATGTCGATGGGGAGGTTTCAGCATATCAACGCAAGCGCGTGGCACAACGTCTCAGGCGCGCCTCTGCAAAACAATTGCGCATCGTCGTCACGCATCAGCCAGTAGCTGTGACATGTGAAGAAGATTTAACGAATTTATTGCATGGTCATAAAGCCGCAATATACGAGTGGTCTGGTGCCGGAGCCGACATGATTCTGGGCGGACATATTCATTTACCTTTCGTGGTACCGCTGCATCAGCACTATGATAGCCTGGCACGTCGATTATGGGCAGCCCAGGCAGGCACCGCAGTCTCTTCCCGGATTCGCAGAGGTGCAAACAACTCGGTCAATCTAGTCCGCAGCACCGGTATATCGAATGGAACTCGCACAGCTATAGTACAACGTTGGGACTACAGCGATACGACACGGAGGTTTACGCTCAAGCACACACATTCTCTGCAACTCGATTCTCGCCACGCAGAATAG
- a CDS encoding diacylglycerol/lipid kinase family protein, which yields MHKPEQYQNDAMNPISVDPAAPLFIVLNAASGSDEAVTVREIIETELKQAGRKFELSLVTRAETIADVARDTVRRAREHNGVVVAAGGDGTINAMAQATLGSGCPFGIIPQGTFNYFGRTHNLPENTIEATRVLLSPLAYPIQVGLVNDRVFLVNASLGLYPQVLEDRETYKRKLGRNRWVAWLSGLYTVLHYHRRLNLTIEYKGKVSTLVTPTLFVGNNRLQLEQIGIEEASVADNGELTAIAIRPVNTLTMIGLGFRGALGQLGEADHVVSFSFQSIVVKPALLFGRKFIKVATDGEITRLHSPIKFRVADQPLYLLKPAPVEKK from the coding sequence ATGCATAAGCCTGAACAGTATCAGAATGACGCCATGAACCCGATTAGCGTTGATCCCGCCGCCCCGCTTTTTATCGTGCTGAACGCAGCGTCCGGCAGTGATGAGGCTGTCACTGTCCGTGAAATCATTGAAACCGAGCTGAAGCAGGCAGGTCGTAAATTCGAGTTATCTTTGGTGACTCGTGCCGAAACGATCGCGGATGTAGCACGTGATACCGTTCGCCGCGCACGCGAGCACAACGGCGTGGTAGTGGCTGCCGGTGGGGACGGAACCATTAATGCCATGGCACAAGCCACTTTAGGTAGCGGTTGCCCTTTTGGCATTATCCCTCAAGGCACTTTCAATTACTTCGGACGGACACATAACCTGCCTGAAAATACAATCGAGGCTACCCGTGTATTGTTAAGTCCGTTGGCCTACCCGATACAAGTCGGTTTGGTCAATGACCGTGTGTTTCTGGTTAACGCCAGTTTAGGGCTGTATCCGCAAGTGCTCGAAGATCGCGAAACTTACAAACGGAAACTCGGTCGCAATCGCTGGGTAGCATGGCTATCGGGCTTGTACACGGTACTGCATTATCATCGCCGGTTAAATCTGACGATCGAGTATAAGGGAAAAGTCAGTACGCTGGTTACACCGACGTTATTCGTCGGTAATAACCGATTACAACTGGAACAGATCGGCATTGAAGAAGCATCCGTAGCTGATAATGGCGAACTCACCGCAATTGCGATCCGCCCGGTTAATACTTTAACGATGATAGGGCTTGGTTTTCGTGGAGCGCTGGGACAACTCGGTGAAGCCGATCACGTAGTAAGCTTCTCGTTCCAGAGTATCGTGGTCAAGCCAGCTCTACTTTTTGGCCGTAAATTTATCAAAGTCGCAACCGACGGAGAAATTACACGGCTACACTCCCCGATCAAGTTTCGCGTTGCTGATCAGCCATTATATCTGCTGAAACCAGCACCAGTTGAAAAAAAGTAA
- a CDS encoding response regulator transcription factor, with the protein MHNTLILIIEDEKSLRENISEIIRHYGYRVISAPSGEDGVKAALELIPNIIICDIMLPGIDGFDVLTRLKQSSQLLSTAFIFLTAKSTRSDTRTGMNMGADDYLTKPFTKEELINSIKARIEKLAKTLNTQNERDKSIEIALDNILVLTKTERKVLTKISEGFTTPQIAQKLSVSQKTIENHRVNISRKLNLSGPNSLINFALRLRGQYS; encoded by the coding sequence ATGCACAACACATTAATTCTTATCATTGAAGACGAAAAATCGTTACGCGAAAATATCTCCGAAATTATCCGGCATTATGGTTATCGGGTAATCAGCGCCCCTTCCGGTGAAGATGGAGTAAAAGCCGCACTGGAGTTAATTCCCAATATCATCATTTGCGACATCATGCTTCCAGGAATTGATGGTTTCGACGTGCTGACCCGATTAAAACAATCATCCCAGTTATTATCCACTGCATTTATTTTCCTCACGGCAAAATCGACTCGCTCCGATACCCGCACGGGCATGAACATGGGCGCGGATGACTATCTAACCAAGCCATTCACTAAAGAAGAATTAATTAACAGCATCAAAGCAAGAATTGAGAAATTAGCAAAAACACTTAATACGCAAAATGAACGCGATAAATCGATAGAAATCGCACTGGATAACATACTCGTCCTCACAAAAACAGAACGCAAGGTACTGACAAAAATTTCCGAAGGATTCACCACACCGCAAATTGCTCAAAAGCTGTCTGTAAGTCAGAAAACCATTGAAAATCATCGCGTCAACATTTCGCGCAAACTCAATCTTAGCGGACCGAATAGTCTGATCAATTTTGCACTGCGATTACGCGGGCAATATTCATAA
- a CDS encoding PAS domain-containing sensor histidine kinase has product MNSRSGLNLKSFDSFESQQKRLHLLSKAAEIGDWCHTFSTNFTVWSEYLYQFYEVGKDFECSHLLGDTYYSEPEKEKMRALIARVTIHKEEQSEEFLVNMPDGRVKWHTTTLYPMLDTAGDIIGLYGVLQNITARKENELELQRMAYVAEKTNGIVMITDPERKIIWINHSFEEILGYKAEEVMGIDPAAFLQGPETSRVTIHEIARSLKNTGTFSGEILNYTKSGEKIWLYLNIAAVYDDLGKLINYVAVENDITLIKMAEQRLQKAMEKERELNRFKTQVVNLASHQFRTPLATIRSSVDLLDLKMESAHLGADFIALFRKHKAIMAEETTRMTELMENILDIGRIDEGKIELSKKNLSFKQFMDAFVAANAEPNGQQRKLDYRFNAPDRIISMDEILLRNVLRNIVSNAFKYSEQKPSPNLSVSFQDDTFFITVRDQGIGIPEKDQPFLFQSFFRASNAKIFPGSGLGLMIAKKLIVLHGGNINFESQLDSGCTVTIRLPI; this is encoded by the coding sequence ATGAATTCCAGATCCGGCTTGAACCTGAAATCTTTCGATTCGTTTGAGTCCCAGCAAAAACGATTGCACCTGCTCAGCAAAGCTGCGGAAATAGGGGATTGGTGCCACACGTTCTCTACAAACTTTACGGTCTGGTCGGAATATCTTTATCAATTTTATGAAGTCGGAAAAGATTTCGAGTGTTCCCATTTACTTGGGGATACTTACTATTCCGAACCTGAGAAAGAAAAAATGCGCGCTTTGATTGCCCGGGTCACAATCCATAAAGAAGAGCAAAGTGAAGAATTTCTGGTAAACATGCCGGATGGCAGAGTCAAATGGCACACCACGACGCTCTATCCTATGCTCGATACCGCTGGAGACATCATCGGTTTGTACGGGGTGTTACAAAATATCACGGCCAGAAAGGAGAATGAATTGGAGTTACAGCGCATGGCCTATGTCGCTGAAAAAACCAATGGCATTGTCATGATTACCGATCCCGAGAGAAAAATTATCTGGATCAACCATAGTTTTGAAGAAATTCTGGGTTATAAAGCTGAGGAAGTGATGGGGATTGATCCGGCCGCTTTTCTCCAAGGCCCGGAAACTTCCCGCGTAACCATTCACGAAATCGCCCGCTCGTTGAAGAATACCGGCACATTCTCCGGTGAAATTCTCAATTACACCAAAAGTGGCGAGAAAATCTGGCTCTACCTGAATATCGCCGCGGTATACGATGACTTAGGAAAACTGATCAATTATGTGGCCGTAGAAAATGACATCACGCTGATAAAAATGGCCGAGCAACGGCTGCAAAAAGCGATGGAAAAGGAACGCGAGCTGAATCGATTTAAAACGCAAGTTGTTAATCTAGCATCACACCAATTTCGCACGCCGCTGGCCACTATCCGTTCCAGCGTTGATTTGCTGGATCTAAAAATGGAATCAGCCCATCTTGGGGCTGACTTCATCGCGCTGTTCCGCAAACATAAAGCTATCATGGCCGAGGAGACGACGCGCATGACCGAGCTCATGGAGAATATTTTAGATATCGGGCGTATTGACGAAGGCAAAATCGAATTGTCGAAAAAGAATCTTTCATTCAAACAGTTCATGGATGCTTTCGTCGCAGCCAATGCGGAACCGAATGGTCAGCAGAGAAAACTCGATTACCGGTTTAATGCACCCGATCGGATCATCAGCATGGATGAGATTCTGCTGCGGAATGTTTTGCGCAATATTGTTTCAAATGCATTTAAATATTCAGAACAAAAACCATCGCCCAACCTAAGTGTAAGCTTTCAGGACGATACTTTTTTCATAACGGTAAGGGATCAGGGCATCGGTATTCCGGAAAAAGATCAGCCCTTCCTGTTTCAATCATTTTTCCGCGCATCCAATGCCAAAATTTTTCCCGGCAGCGGGCTGGGTTTGATGATCGCAAAGAAGCTCATCGTACTTCACGGTGGAAATATCAATTTCGAGAGTCAGCTCGATAGCGGTTGCACAGTAACTATCCGACTGCCAATATGA
- a CDS encoding DEAD/DEAH box helicase has protein sequence MSFEELNLHPSILKAIQEAGYTTPTPIQQQAVPELIAGHDIMASAQTGTGKTAAFMLPALHTLATPSQIRSRGPRVLVLTPTRELALQVSEAAKKYGKYLPRINVVSILGGMPYPLQNKLLSQPVDILVATPGRLIDHIQRGRIDFKRLQMLVLDEADRMLDMGFIEDVETIAAATPATRQTLLFSATLDNAIDKVAAKLLKTPKRIQVSSPKSRLDNIEQRLHYADDMSHKNRLLNHVLRDETLKQAIVFTATKRDADSLADTLFAQGYAAAALHGDMNQRERTRTLTRLRNGGLRVLVATDVAARGIDVADITHVINFDLPKFAEDYVHRIGRTGRAGAAGVAVSFASVKDSMHLSKIERYTGQRITSHIIVGLEPRIKPRFQGNGARGTTPNVTQKRKRAPFSGFDSRPSFGAPGESGRNRNGQRTRTLGPDNRGNSFRNSNGNRASYQAARAK, from the coding sequence GTGTCTTTTGAAGAATTAAATTTACACCCCTCGATACTTAAAGCAATTCAAGAAGCGGGGTATACCACCCCAACACCGATTCAACAACAAGCCGTACCCGAATTAATCGCCGGCCACGATATCATGGCTTCCGCGCAAACAGGTACCGGAAAAACCGCTGCATTCATGTTACCGGCATTACATACACTGGCAACACCGTCACAAATTCGCAGCCGCGGCCCGCGCGTTCTGGTGTTGACCCCGACCCGCGAACTGGCATTGCAAGTATCCGAAGCCGCAAAAAAATACGGCAAGTATTTACCGCGCATCAACGTGGTGAGCATTCTGGGTGGCATGCCCTATCCATTGCAGAACAAATTGCTGTCACAACCGGTTGATATTCTGGTAGCCACACCCGGACGATTGATTGATCATATTCAACGCGGACGCATCGACTTCAAACGCCTGCAAATGCTTGTGCTGGACGAAGCCGATCGCATGCTGGATATGGGTTTCATTGAAGATGTCGAAACCATCGCAGCCGCCACACCGGCCACCCGGCAAACATTGCTGTTTTCCGCCACGCTGGACAACGCGATCGACAAAGTTGCCGCAAAATTATTAAAAACACCCAAACGCATTCAAGTCTCATCGCCTAAATCCAGACTCGATAATATCGAACAGCGGCTGCATTATGCCGACGACATGTCGCACAAAAACCGTTTGCTTAATCATGTGTTGCGCGACGAGACATTAAAACAAGCCATCGTTTTCACCGCCACCAAGCGCGATGCCGATTCCTTGGCCGACACCTTGTTTGCGCAGGGCTATGCCGCCGCCGCCCTCCATGGCGATATGAATCAGCGTGAGCGTACCCGCACCTTAACCCGTCTGCGCAATGGCGGCCTGCGCGTATTGGTCGCAACCGATGTCGCCGCCCGCGGCATCGACGTCGCCGATATCACGCACGTCATCAATTTTGACTTACCCAAATTCGCCGAGGATTATGTTCATCGCATTGGCCGTACAGGCCGCGCAGGTGCGGCGGGTGTGGCCGTTTCATTCGCATCCGTGAAAGATAGCATGCACCTGTCAAAAATCGAACGTTACACCGGGCAACGCATTACGTCGCATATCATCGTCGGCCTTGAGCCGCGCATCAAGCCACGCTTCCAAGGCAATGGCGCCAGAGGCACAACACCCAACGTTACGCAAAAACGCAAACGCGCGCCTTTCTCGGGCTTTGACAGTCGCCCAAGCTTCGGTGCACCGGGTGAATCCGGCAGAAACCGCAATGGACAGCGTACTCGCACCCTCGGCCCCGACAATCGCGGAAATTCTTTTCGGAATAGTAACGGTAACAGGGCCAGCTACCAGGCTGCGCGCGCTAAGTAA
- the tyrS gene encoding tyrosine--tRNA ligase yields MNTSIKSQLEIIKRGSQELLVETELETKLVSGHPMRVKAGFDPTAPDLHLGHTVLLNKLRQLQDMGHHILFLIGDFTGMIGDPSGKNCTRPPLTREQVAENAQSYTAQVFKILNPDQTEVVFNSTWMGKMDAANLIKLAATHTVARMLERDDFDKRYRNNQAIAIHEFLYPLIQGYDSVALKADLELGGTDQKFNLLMGRELQKHFGQAQQCILTMPLLEGLDGVNKMSKSLNNYVGITESPTEIFGKLMSVSDQLMWRYLELLSFESLQTIQKWREEVAAGRNPRDIKVMLAQEMVARFHNQASAEAALADFEARFKHGALPEDIPEKIIQTPDNEIPLVQVLKQTELTVSTSEALRMIEQGAVRLNNEKVTDKSTQIMRGTSVVIQVGKRKFAKAIIQ; encoded by the coding sequence GTGAACACATCCATAAAATCACAACTTGAAATCATAAAACGCGGCAGTCAAGAGCTATTGGTCGAAACCGAGCTCGAAACCAAGCTTGTTTCCGGGCATCCCATGCGTGTTAAAGCCGGGTTCGACCCAACAGCACCGGATCTGCATCTGGGTCATACGGTCTTATTGAATAAACTGCGCCAACTGCAAGATATGGGACACCATATTCTGTTTCTCATCGGCGATTTCACCGGCATGATCGGAGATCCCAGCGGGAAAAACTGCACCCGCCCACCCCTCACTCGGGAACAAGTTGCAGAGAATGCGCAATCCTATACCGCGCAGGTCTTTAAAATTTTAAATCCGGATCAGACCGAAGTGGTGTTTAATTCCACCTGGATGGGCAAAATGGACGCCGCGAATCTGATCAAACTGGCTGCGACGCATACCGTTGCGCGCATGCTGGAACGAGATGATTTCGACAAACGCTATCGCAATAACCAAGCGATTGCCATACATGAATTTCTGTATCCTTTGATCCAGGGTTACGATTCTGTCGCACTTAAGGCAGACCTGGAATTGGGCGGCACCGATCAAAAATTCAATCTATTGATGGGACGGGAACTACAAAAACATTTCGGACAAGCGCAACAATGCATTCTTACCATGCCGCTTCTGGAAGGATTGGATGGCGTGAACAAAATGTCCAAATCCTTAAACAATTATGTCGGCATCACCGAAAGCCCGACCGAAATTTTCGGCAAGTTAATGTCGGTTTCGGATCAACTGATGTGGCGTTACCTGGAATTACTGTCCTTTGAATCGTTACAAACCATTCAGAAATGGCGCGAAGAAGTTGCGGCAGGTCGCAATCCGCGCGATATCAAAGTAATGCTGGCACAGGAAATGGTTGCCCGTTTCCACAATCAAGCTAGCGCTGAGGCTGCGCTGGCTGACTTTGAAGCACGGTTTAAACACGGCGCATTGCCTGAAGATATTCCGGAAAAAATAATCCAAACTCCGGACAACGAAATACCGTTGGTGCAAGTATTAAAACAGACGGAATTGACCGTCAGTACCAGCGAGGCACTGCGTATGATCGAGCAAGGCGCCGTCAGATTGAATAATGAGAAAGTGACCGACAAATCGACGCAAATAATGCGTGGCACATCTGTTGTGATACAGGTCGGCAAACGAAAATTTGCCAAAGCCATCATTCAATAA
- a CDS encoding peptidoglycan DD-metalloendopeptidase family protein, which translates to MLYTPISSKQRILAQKSSKLTKKSIRWLVALSSIPLFGIVTAFGIAPNSPSFGEIPVEEIVLDLDLSIPDALAEAQSNQSFWRQESIRRGDTIAAILNRLDVSSEDSTYFLQAARDSRAMRQLRPGKTVYAQTTAEGELLSLRYFFGNEELFLMEKTDDAFKMTEQPIELDAQIHMKSGVINSSLFGATDNAGIPNNIAMQLTEIFASEIDFYRDLRQGDRFTIVYETFSNDGRRAKTGRVLAVEFVNKGKSHQAIYFKSYNGAEGYYTPEGESLRKAFWLSPLAFTRVSSGFTNRRFHPILKEWRAHRGIDYAAPTGTPVKATASGIVAFSGSQRGYGNLIVLKHNGKYETAYGHLSRFAAGLSKGKRVNQGDVIGYVGSTGMATGPHLHYELRVDGVQRDPTKVVLPTAPPIAKRDLNTFKDETHALLTRLNIMRSIHLAAIE; encoded by the coding sequence ATGCTATATACGCCTATTAGCAGTAAACAAAGGATTCTAGCTCAAAAATCATCTAAATTAACAAAAAAATCAATTCGCTGGCTGGTGGCTCTCTCCAGCATTCCACTTTTTGGCATTGTCACAGCATTTGGTATCGCACCTAACTCTCCGTCATTCGGGGAAATTCCCGTAGAAGAAATCGTTCTTGATCTTGATTTATCCATTCCCGATGCGCTTGCCGAAGCACAATCCAATCAGTCTTTCTGGCGCCAGGAAAGCATTCGGCGCGGTGATACGATTGCGGCAATCTTGAACCGATTGGATGTCAGCAGCGAAGATTCTACCTATTTCCTTCAAGCAGCACGCGATAGCCGTGCGATGCGGCAGCTGAGACCCGGTAAAACCGTTTATGCACAAACGACCGCTGAAGGTGAGTTGTTATCATTACGCTATTTCTTCGGGAACGAAGAACTGTTTTTGATGGAAAAAACAGACGATGCCTTCAAGATGACGGAACAGCCGATTGAGTTGGATGCGCAGATTCACATGAAATCCGGTGTGATTAACAGTTCTCTGTTTGGTGCGACGGATAATGCGGGCATACCGAACAATATTGCCATGCAGTTGACGGAAATATTTGCATCAGAAATCGATTTTTACCGGGATTTGCGCCAGGGAGATCGTTTTACCATAGTTTATGAAACTTTCTCAAACGATGGTAGACGTGCTAAAACGGGCCGGGTGCTGGCTGTTGAGTTTGTCAACAAAGGAAAGTCTCATCAGGCGATCTATTTCAAATCATACAATGGTGCAGAGGGGTATTACACCCCCGAAGGTGAAAGCTTACGCAAAGCATTTTGGCTTTCGCCGCTTGCCTTTACGCGCGTAAGTTCCGGTTTTACGAACAGACGTTTTCATCCCATACTTAAAGAGTGGCGCGCCCATCGTGGTATTGATTATGCTGCTCCCACCGGCACACCTGTAAAAGCCACGGCAAGTGGAATTGTGGCATTCTCCGGTTCGCAAAGAGGTTATGGTAATCTGATTGTGCTCAAACATAATGGTAAATACGAAACCGCCTATGGCCACCTTTCCCGGTTTGCAGCCGGATTAAGTAAAGGTAAGCGTGTAAACCAGGGAGACGTGATCGGTTATGTGGGCTCGACAGGTATGGCGACAGGGCCGCATTTACATTATGAATTACGAGTGGATGGCGTGCAGCGTGATCCAACTAAAGTGGTTTTGCCAACCGCACCACCGATTGCGAAGCGTGATTTAAATACATTTAAAGATGAAACCCATGCCTTGCTGACTCGCTTAAACATCATGCGCAGTATTCATCTCGCTGCGATAGAGTAA